The nucleotide window TATCCCACTGACGGATCCTCCGGAATTCCAATACCAGTGGGGACCGCGGGCGGCCAAGGAGACTTCCAAGAGGGATGTTTTGCGCTTCGTGGCGAAGGTGAAGCCACTTTTGGGGGGTTACCTCAGGTTTTGGGGGATCTGGGGCTCAATttgaccccccctttttctcctaaTTCTCCCCCCCAGATCCAAGGGAAGGATCCCACCTTCTGGATGAGCCAATACAACGAGGCCAAGGCCACGTCGTAACCCACATTCCCCCTCAAAATAGAAAGGTACCCCTTTTTTGGGGTGCAATCCTGTAATTTCAGTGTTTCGTTAAGGCATTTTTTAATTGGGGGGGTTAATAGCGTTCAGGATCAACATTTTGTGGGGTGAAAATGTGAGATTTTTGGGGGGATCCCCCAAAATCTCATCCCCCCCCCAATACCTGGAGGGGGATAAGGAGATCCATGCCTTTCTTTTGGGGTGGTTtaggtgttttgggggtgtctttTACCCTGGAGGGGGCTCGGGGTGAGTCCAGTCCCCGTTTTGAGGCTACGGTGaccattttggggggtcttgaCCCCATTTTGTGGGGCCTGGTGCCCATTTGGGGAGGGATTGAGCTTCTTTTCATGAATAAAAGCTTCGTGAGGAGAAAGTCCCCTTTTTGACGAGTAAAATCTTCATTTTAGGGGCACGGTCACTGTTTCGGGGGGTCGCGTTTGCCGTTTTGGGGAGCGTGGTTTCCTTTTTGGAGGGGAATAGGGCTCAGTTGGGGGGAACAGACCCAGTTTTGGGGAGCGTTCACCCCATTTGGGGCATATAATCCATTtttggggatattggggggccTCAAGCCCACTTTGTGGGGGATTTTGCACCTCTTTGGGGAGGATTTGCCCCATTTTGTGGCagatttgcttcatttttttttggggggggagttttctccattttgagGGAGGATTTTCCCTGGTTTAGGGGAGGATTTTCCcaattttggggggatttgCCCAAATATGAGAGAGATTTGCCCCGTTGTGGTGTATTTTCCCCGTTTGGGGGGAATTTTTCCCCGTTTGGGAagtattttccccattttgggAGGAATTTTCCCCATTTTGGGAGGTATTTTTCCCCGTTTGGGGGGACTTTTTCCCCGTTTGGGGGGACTTTTTCCCCGTTTGGGGGGAATTTTTCCCCGTTTGGGAagtattttccccattttggggggtattttccccattttgggAGGTATTTTCCCCGTTTGAGGCGGACTTTTCCCATTTTAAGGGCGATTTGCCCCATTTCGGGGCGGCACAGATCTCATTTTCGGAGTCCAGTCTCCATTTTGGAACAACTGAGCCCGTTTTGGGGGGGAGAAAATCTCCCTTTGGGGGACTCAGTCGATCCCCACCTGACAAACCACCCCGAGCCCCACAGGCTCCCGCCTACGTGCGGCCCCTCAGGCcacaagccccgccccctccgtTCCCGCCTTGCGCTCTGATTGGCCGGGATCACCCTAAGCCCCGCCCACTTGTTGCCGTCCCGCGTTCGTATTGGTTTGGCCTTCCCCCAAGTcactccctccccctccctcttgcCGCCCCGCGCTGTCATTGGCTGGGAGACGCCTAAGCCCCGCCCACCGGTGTCGCCCCCGCGCTCTCATTGGCTGAGCTGCTTGCcttaagccacgccccctccgcccCACGCTCCCATTGGCCGGGTGGAAGGGAGGCAATGGCGGCGATCCGGAGCGTGAAGGTAACCCGAGGCCACCGCAaaccccccccccgccttggGCCACTGGGAGATCTTCATGGGCCACCAGGATCCTCTGGGAGACCCTGAGAACCACTGGGAGACCCCCGTGGGcaactgggagccactgggaaaGCTCCTTGGACCACCAGGACAGTCCTGTGGGCCACTAGAAAAACCCTGTGGAGCACTGGGAGACCCCCAGGAGCCACTGGGAACCCCCGTGAACCGTCAGGATCCACCGTGGGCAACCAGGAGACCCGCGTGGACCACCAGGAGCTACTGGGAGAGCTTAGGGCCACTGGAAACCCTCCTTTGGGCCACGGGGAGACCCTCGTGGACCACCAGGAGCCACCGAGAACCACCAGGCATCCCCCCTGGGCCACCAGGATCCTCTGGGAGACCCTGGGAACCCCTGGGAGACCTTGATGACCCCACCTTGGGCCACCGGGAACCCCCCTTGGGCCACCAGGAGAATCCTGTGGACTACCAGGAACAACTGGGAGACCCCTGGGAGCTACCAGGAGAACTTTGGGCCACCAGGAGACTCCTGTGGGCAACTGGGATCCTCTGGGAGACCCCGGTGAGCCCCATGAGCCACCAAGACACCCCAGTGGGCTACCAGGATCCACCAGGAGACCCCGTAGGCCAATAGGAATAACTGGTAGAACCCTGGGCCACCATGAGACCCTTGTGGGCAACTGAGAAAAGCCCATGGGCTACCAGGAGATCCCTAGGAACCACTAAGAAAGCTCCGTGGGCCACCAGGAGAGCCCTGGGAACTACTTGAAACCCTGTGGAGCACCAGGAGACCCTCGTGGGCCACTGGGAAACCCCCATGGACCACCTAGTGACCTTGATGGTCCACCAGGAGAAGGGGAGTggtccccccatcccatccaccccctcttttccccctccccatctccaggGAATGGTGGCCTTGGTGACCGGTGGTGCCTCAGGATTGGGACGAGCCACGGTGGAGCGGCTGGTGGAGCAAGGATCTCGTGTGGTCCTCCTGGATCTTCCCACTTCATCGGGGCTCCAGATGGCCAAGGAGCTTGGAGAACGCTGCGTCTTTGCCCCGGCCAATGTGAGCAACCATGAGTTGAGGCCTCCAAGGTggtttctcctctgttttcctcctctggtGACATCCAGGATCTACTTGGATCCATAGGTGACATCAGCTGAGGAGGTCGGAGCTGCCTTAGACTTGGCCCAGAAGGAATTTGGTCGCCTGGACCTGGTGGTGAACTGTGCCGGCATCGGCATCGCCGTCAAGACCTACAACAGCAAGAAGGACAAAGTGCATGAGCTGGAGGACTTCCAGACGGTCATCAACGTGAGTAGGAAGGTGGTGGGGCAGGTGGAGGATGGCATGGGTCCATGGGGTGGGTCTGGAGGTGTCCCCAGGTCTATGAGAAGGAAGGTTGTGGGGTGTCTCAGGTCCATAGGGTAGGTTTGGAGGTGTCCTGGGTCCATAGGGTGGGATTGGGAGCTTCCAtggagtttgggggtgtccttGGAGTTTAGGGGTGTCCACGGGGCTTCAGGGTGTCCATAGAGCTTCAAGGTGTCCATGGGATATGGGGGATGTCCATGGTATTTTGGGGGCATCTTTGGGTTTCAGGATATCCATGGAATTTGTCCATGAGGTTTTGAGGCATCTCTGGGGTCTCCATGGAATTTGGAAGCCGTCCTTGAGATCTAGGAGCATCCACGGAATCTGGAGGGATCCCaacttctcctcctctcccaggtGAACCTGGTGGGCACCTTCAACGTCACCCGCCTGAGCTCCCGCTTGATGAGCCGCAACGAGCCCGATCCCGATGGCCACCGGGGCCTGGTGGTCAACACAGCCAGTGTGGCCGCCTTTGAGGGCCAGGTTGGTGCCATTCCCAATGTTCCCGAGGTGGATCCTGAAGGATTTGAGGAACTTGAGATCCTCCCaactccaccatctccttccATAGGTCGGCCAAGCGGCTTACTCGGCTTCCAAAGGTGGGATTGTGGGAATGACACTTCCCATCGCCCGTGACTTGGCTCCTCTCGGCATCCGTGTGGTCACCATCGCTCCAGGTACGGATCCATTGAGATAGAAGAGGTGGGATGCGGGGCATGAGCTCCTTCCATCATCTCACCCGTCTTCTCCACCTTCGTTTTCGGGGTTCTTCAGGCTTGTTCTCCACTCCCTTGTTGGCTGCCTTGCCGGAACGCGTTCGGAATTTTTTGGGACAACAAGTGCCTTTTCCATCCCGTTTGGGAAACCCTTCGGAATACGCCCACCTCGTCCAGGCCTTGGCTGAGAACCCCATGATTAACGGCGAGGTggtgaggttggatggagctcttCGCATGCAGCCTTGAGGGCTGGGGCTTCTCCGCATCCCACATTCGGGAatgctggagctgggaaggtTCTCTCCGGATCACAGATGTTCCACCTCGGAACACTCCAGGCTGGGAAGATGGACCCTGCTAGGATTGGGGAGATCCCCCAGGAGTGGGGATGCCTCATGGATTTAGGGATACACTGAAGATTGAGGGATACCCTTGCGATTGAGAAGAGACCCCATGGATTTAGGGATAACATATGGACCCAGGGATGCCCCGTGGATCCAGGGGCACTCTTGGGATTTAGGGATAACCTTGGGATTCGGTGACATCCCATGGATCCAGGGATAACCTTGGGATTTGAGGATGCCCCATGGACCCAGGGATGACCTTTGCATTTGAGGACCCCCTTGGGATTTAAGGATACCTCATGGATTCAGGAATGACCTTGGGACCCAGGAATGCCCCATCGATTCAGAGCTAACCTTGGGATTTAGGGACAACCCATGGATTCAGGGATAACCTCAGGATTGAGGGATGCCCCATAGATACGGGGTCCCTCGCCCTGTACCACCCCCCAATCAATAAATCGCTTTCAGCCACCTGCAAGGACTGCGCGCTCTGAttggctgggggggggggggggggggtctcgggTGGGCGGGGCGAGTTCGGCGCTGATTGGCGGAGGGGGCGGGCACTTCCGCCGGAAGTGGTGCCTGAGGGGAGCGAGGAGGAGCAGGGACGGGAGGGAAGCGGCGGCGGGCGGCCGCAACCATGAACATCCGGAATGCGCGGGTGGGCGGCGGGGAAAACGGGGTCTGAGGGGGATCCTGGGATCTGGAGGAGGGCTCTGAGGGGGATCCCGGGATCTGAGGTGGATCTTGGGATTCGGAGAGGGATCCTGGGATCTGAGGTGGATCCTGGATCTGGAAGAGGGTTCTGAGGGGGATCTTGGGATCTGGAGGagggttcgggggggggggaTCCTGGGATCCGAGGTGGGTCCCGGATCTGAAGGAGGGTTCTGGGGGGTATCCTGTGTCCTGGAAGAGGGATCTGAGGGGGATCCCATGTCTTGGAGAGGAGGTCTCTGAAGGAGACCCCAAGGGATCCCGCATCCCCGTGGCTCCTTTAGGGAGCTCGCCTCACCCCGGGTGTGTCTGTCCCGTCCCCACCCTGACGCTCCCGCCGGCAGCCGGAGGATCTGATGAACATGCAGCACTGCAACCTGCTCTGCCTGCCCGAGAACTACCAGATGAAGTATTATTTCTACCATGGCCTCTCCTGGCCTCAGGtacctccctttccctgctcccgGGTCCCTCTCCAAAATGCCTGGATCCCCCCTGGATTCCAGGGTTCCCTCTATCCCAAATTCCTGGGTCCCTGCTGGATTCCAGGGTCCCCTCTACCCAGATTCCTGGGTCCCTCCTTGCTTCCAGGGTCCTTTCTATCCCAGATTTCTTGGTCCCTGCTGGTTTTCATGGATTTGGAGGACCCAGATTCCCATGTCCCTTATCCTAGACATCCGCATCCTCCTCTATCCCGTATTCCCTCTTTCCCAGGCATCTGGATTCACCATTGCCAGACACTTAAATCCCTCTCTTGGACATTGCGTTCCCCTTTTCTCAGACACTGGGATCCCTTCCTGGATCCATTTCTGGATTATCCTATTCTGGATAATCCTATCTTGGATTCctgggtcccccccccccagattcCAGAGTCCCCTCTATCCCAGATTCCTGTGTCCCTTATCCTAGACATCTGgatccttcttttctttggaTTCCCTCTTTCCCAGACATCTGGGTTCCTTGTTCCCAGACACTTAAATCCCTCTCCTGGACATCTGGATTCCAGGATCCCCTCTATCCCAGATTCCTGAGTCCCCCCTGGATTCCAGGGTCCCCTCTATCCCGGATTTCTGGGTCCCCTGTCTGGACACTTGGATCCCTGTATCCCATTTTCCTGGCATCTCACCCCAGACTtccaaatcccctccctgcatccctgggtgCCCCCCAGATTCTTGAGTTTCCCCCCAGCTCCGGATTCCTGGCTCTCTGCAGTCActgctttttccccctcagcTCTCTTACATCGCCGAGGATGAGAATGGGAAGATTGTGGGCTACGTCCTGGCCAAGATGTGAGTGCGGTTTAGGGGGGCTCtgtccccctctttcctcttgATTTGGGGCGGGTCTTAGTGGCGGAGGGGGGCTttgatgggatttgggggtgttgcCCCCCAACTCATCTCCATTTTCCGGCAGGGAGGAGGATCCCGATGACGTTCCTCATGGACACATCACATCCCTGGTAGTCACCATGCACTTTAGGGGGTGCTtgaggggcttttggggtctcttagaggggttttgagggggtCTGAGCATTTgggggggtttttggggggatttgggggcacctgaggggtttgggggggctctttgagggggtttgggggcaccTGataggttttgggggggctctcTGAGGAGGGCTGAGCACTTGGGGTGCTCCttgagggattttgggggtctcttGCTattttggggggctcttggTGTGGATCTGAGCATTTGGGGTGCACTTTGGGGGGGCTCTTTGAGGaggtttggggtccccaggtggattttggggtgctctgggtgGATTTTGGGTCCCACAGGTGGTGATGTGCTCTCATTGGGTGTTTTTCTAAGTGCCCTGTATAAGTTCATGGTTCCCTGGGAGGGTTttagggtggattttggggtgctctgggtacattttggggtccccccaggcGGTGAAGCGCTCACACAGGCGCCTTGGGCTGGCGCAGAAGTTGATGGACCAGGCCTCGCGTGCCATGATCGAGAACTTCAACGCCAAATACGTCTCCCTCCATGTCCGCAAGAGGTGAGAGACACCCCCCTCCAACCCCTGCTTTAGGGACCCTCCCTCAATCAATAACCCAGCAGGGGCCCCCCAAAAATGACACACACCCCCTTTTGGTCGCAGCAACCGGGCAGCTCTGCACCTCTACTCCAACACGCTCAACTTCCAGTGAGTGAGGGAGGAATTTGGGGGGCGTTCAAGGGGAATTAGATGGGGCTGAGACAATTGGGGGGTTCaagggagattttgggggggcGCCTGAGGGGGTTCAGGGTGGTTAAAGGAGGATTTGGGAGTTTCAAGGGGGATTTTGTGGGGTTCAAGGAAGAATttggtggggctgaggggattttggggcaCCAtaggggaatttggggggggagtgagggggaatttgggggatATTGGGactggggggatttgggggggacttGGGGATATTggagggctttgggggggttATTGGTGGAGTTGGGGGGGGCTGGGTATACTGGAGGGTTATTGGGGCATTTGTGGGGGGGGTCTGAGTATTTTGGGGTGGTATTTGGGGGTCTCTTGGGGGGTTTAcatgccccccaaaccccccgcGTCCCCCAGGATCAGCGAAGTGGAGCCCAAATACTACGCTGACGGTGAGGACGCTTACGCCATGAAGCGCGACCTCACCCAAATGGCCGACGAGGTAGCGCTCTCCtaaaccccatttttgggggCTCTGGtgtcctccccccccccaaaaaaaaacccaactaaatCCTTTCAGCCCCCCATCCCAGATTCTGTAACCACTCCCATTTTTAaccccttccagctcaggaagCAGGTGGAGCAGAAGGAGCGTGGCCGCCCCCCCGCTCCCACCGAGCCCCCCCGAAGCGGAGATGGGGTTTGTGGGAGTGGGGGGGTCTCCCAAAatccccccgcgcccccccctGAAGATGGAGGGGGAGACAGCAAAGATCTCAGCGAGGTGAGCGAGACCACCGAGAGCACTGACATCAAAGACAGCTCCGAGGCCTCCGACTCCGCTTcttagggaccccccccaaatccctaaggagccccaaaaccccagggacccccccttGGTGCTGGGGGGGAACAATAAaccccctccctctccagcctgcGCCTCTTCTGTGCCCCCCATAATCCATGGAGTGGTGGGGGGCAGCTTTGAGGTGTCTTgagtctcttttttttgccccccaaatcccctcagaAACTCCCCAAACAGGCGACTTTTTACGTCAGATGCCCTCCCAAACTCCCCCAACCCACAATTTTTGCCTCAAATCTTCTCGAATTTCCCCTCAAGCTCCcccaaactgcattttttttacccaaatcccctcacaaactcCCGAAATAGGCAAATTTTTACCTCAAGTCCCCATGAACACACTCAGAAATGTGAATTTGACCCTAATCTCCTCACAGCCCTCCCCAAACCTGCAACATTCACCTCAAATCTTCTCAAATTTTCCCTcaggcaccccaaaactgcatCATcttaccccaaatcccctcataAACTCCCCCAAACTGCTATTTCTACCTCAAATCCACCCCAGTCTCCCCAAAAGTGTGCTTTTTACCTCAGATCTCCTTTCACAATTGCCCCAGACCCACACTTCCACCCCAAGTCTCCTCTCAACCTTTGCTGAAACCATGACTTTCACCTCAAATCTTCTCAAATTTCCCCTCAAGCACCAAAAAACTGTATCATTTTACCCCAAATCACCTCACAAACTCCCCAAATAGCTGACTTTTTACCTCAAACTCCCTCCCAAAACTGCAGCTTTCACCCCAAATTCCCTCATAGCCCTTCCCACGCGCACAACTAATACCTCAAATTTTCGCAAATTTCCCCTTAGACTCTACAGAACTGCATTgttttaccccaaatcccctcacaatCTCCCCCAAACTGCTATTTCTACCTCAAATCCACCCCAACCTCCCCAAAAGTGTGCTTTTTACCTCAGATCTCCTTTCACA belongs to Cuculus canorus isolate bCucCan1 chromosome 32, bCucCan1.pri, whole genome shotgun sequence and includes:
- the NAA10 gene encoding N-alpha-acetyltransferase 10; the protein is MNIRNARPEDLMNMQHCNLLCLPENYQMKYYFYHGLSWPQLSYIAEDENGKIVGYVLAKMEEDPDDVPHGHITSLAVKRSHRRLGLAQKLMDQASRAMIENFNAKYVSLHVRKSNRAALHLYSNTLNFQISEVEPKYYADGEDAYAMKRDLTQMADELRKQVEQKERGRPPAPTEPPRSGDGVCGSGGVSQNPPAPPPEDGGGDSKDLSEVSETTESTDIKDSSEASDSAS
- the HSD17B10 gene encoding 3-hydroxyacyl-CoA dehydrogenase type-2; its protein translation is MAAIRSVKGMVALVTGGASGLGRATVERLVEQGSRVVLLDLPTSSGLQMAKELGERCVFAPANVTSAEEVGAALDLAQKEFGRLDLVVNCAGIGIAVKTYNSKKDKVHELEDFQTVINVNLVGTFNVTRLSSRLMSRNEPDPDGHRGLVVNTASVAAFEGQVGQAAYSASKGGIVGMTLPIARDLAPLGIRVVTIAPGLFSTPLLAALPERVRNFLGQQVPFPSRLGNPSEYAHLVQALAENPMINGEVVRLDGALRMQP